Proteins from one Mercurialis annua linkage group LG7, ddMerAnnu1.2, whole genome shotgun sequence genomic window:
- the LOC126655892 gene encoding urease, translating into MKLSPREAEKLGLHNAGFLAQKRLARGLKLNYTESVALIATQILEFVRDGDKTVAELMDIGKQLLGRRQVLSAVPNLLDTVQVEGTFPDGTKLITIHDAIASENGNLDLALHGSFLPVPSLDKFCEIEDNEIPGALISREGNITLNSGRNAVILKVINHGDRPIQVGSHYHFVETNPCLVFDRMKAHGKRLNIPAGTAVRFEPGESKSVILVSIGGKKMIRGGNGIVDGPADANHAAIAESIHVRQFGNQEEVNASEGKTGEDSVFNAVITREAYANMYGPTTGDKVRLGDTNLYAEIERDFVVYGDECVFGGGKVIRDGMGQSCGHRPIESLDTVITNAVIIDYSGIYKADIGIRGGLIAAIGKAGNPDIMNDVHANLIIGVNTEVIAGEGMIITAGAIDCHVHFICPQLAYEAISSGITTLVGGGTGPADGTRATTCTPSPSHMKLMLQSTDDLPLNFGFTGKGNGAKPEELHEIVKAGAMGLKLHEDWGTTPAAIDNCLSVAEEHDIQVNIHTDTLNESGFVEHTIAAFKGRTIHTYHSEGAGGGHAPDIIKVCGVKNVLPSSTNPTRPYTSNTIDEHLDMLMVCHHLDKDIPEDVAFAESRIRAETIAAEDILHDMGAISIISSDSQAMGRIGEVICRTWQTAHKMKSQRGSISPDGSDNDNFRIKRYIAKYTINPAIANGFSELIGSVEVGKLADLVLWKPSFFGAKPEMIVKGGVIAWAQMGDPNASIPTPEPVISRPMFGAFGKAGSANSIAFVSKAASSNGIKALYGLNKRVEAVGSTRKLTKLDMKLNDSLPDISVDPETYTVTADNEVLTCSAATSVPLSRNYFLF; encoded by the exons ATGAAGTTGAGTCCGAGAGAAGCTGAGAAATTAGGATTACACAACGCCGGTTTTCTTGCTCAGAAACGACTCGCTCGTGGACTCAAGCTTAATTACACTGAGTCCGTTGCTCTTATTGCTACTCAG atTCTGGAGTTTGTTCGTGATGGAGATAAGACCGTTGCTGAATTAATGGATATCGGCAAGCAGTTACTCGGAAG GAGGCAGGTCCTTTCAGCTGTTCCAAATCTTTTGGATACTGTGCAG GTTGAAGGGACATTTCCTGATGGGACAAAGTTGATCACCATTCATGATGCTATTGCTAGTGAAAATGGAAATCTGGACCTAGCTTTACATGGTTCTTTTCTTCCAG ttcCTTCACTTGACAAGTTCTGCGAGATAGAAGATAATGAAATTCCAGGTGCTCTCATCTCCAGAGAGGGAAATATTACACTTAACTCTGGAAGGAATGCAGTTATTTTGAAAGTCATAAATCATGGAGACAGACCAATTCAG GTAGGTAGCCACTATCATTTCGTGGAGACAAATCCTTGTTTAGTTTTTGATCGAATGAAAGCACATGGAAAGCGCCTGAACATACCAGCTGGAACAGCTGTACGATTTGAG CCAGGGGAATCTAAAAGTGTTATACTTGTAAGTATTGGAGGTAAAAAGATGATCAGAGGTGGAAATGGCATTGTTGATGGTCCAGCTGATGCCAATCATGCAGCAATTGCAGAATCTATACATGTGAGACAATTTGGGAATCAGGAAGAAGTGAATGCTAG TGAAGGTAAAACCGGAGAAGATTCTGTTTTCAATGCTGTTATCACTCGTGAGGCATATGCTAATATGTACGGCCCTACTACTGGTGACAAAGTCCGGCTTGGGGATACAAATCTCTATGCTGAAATTGAAAGAGATTTTGTAGTTTATGGGGATGAATGTGTTTTTGGTGGAGGAAAAGTTATAAGGGATGGAATGGGTCAGTCATGTGGGCACAGACCAATTGAATCTCTTGATACTGTGATAACAAATGCGGTCATCATCGACTACAGTGGAATCTACAAGGCAGATATTGGTATTAGAGGTGGTCTTATTGCTGCAATTGGCAAAGCAGGAAATCCAGATATCATGAATGACGTTCATGCTAACTTGATTATAGGG GTTAACACTGAGGTTATTGCTGGCGAAGGAATGATAATAACTGCAGGTGCTATAGATTGTCATGTACATTTCATATGCCCCCAACTGGCATATGAGGCCATATCAAGTG GCATTACAACACTTGTGGGAGGTGGAACAGGACCTGCTGACGGGACACGTGCAACGACCTGTACTCCTTCTCCATCACACATGAAATTGATGCTGCAATCTACTGATGACTTGCCTCTAAATTTTGGATTTACAGGAAAA GGCAATGGTGCCAAACCTGAGGAACTACATGAAATAGTTAAGGCTGGGGCAATGGGACTAAAGCTACATGAGGATTGGGGAACTACTCCTGCTGCAATAGATAATTGTTTAAGTGTTGCAGAAGAACATGACATACAG GTCAATATTCATACGGATACCTTGAATGAGTCTGGATTTGTGGAACACACAATTGCTGCATTTAAAGGAAGAACTATCCATACTTATCACAG CGAAGGTGCAGGTGGCGGACATGCTCCAGATATTATCAAAGTATGTGGTGTTAAAAATGTCCTACCATCATCAACAAACCCCACCCGGCCTTATACTTCCAATACAATTGATGAACATCTTGATATGCTG ATGGTCTGCCATCACCTTGATAAAGACATTCCAGAAGATGTTGCTTTTGCTGAATCTCGGATAAGGGCTGAAACAATTGCTGCAGAGGACATATTGCATGATATGGGGGCAATTAGCATTATATCTTCTGATTCACAGGCGATGGGCCGCATCGGAGAA GTCATATGCAGAACTTGGCAAACTGCTCACAAGATGAAATCGCAGAGGGGATCAATTAGCCCTGATGGATCGGATAATGACAACTTCCGTATCAAACGATATATTGCAAAGTACACTATAAATCCAGCAATAGCGAATGGGTTTTCTGAATTAATTGGTTCGGTTGAG GTAGGAAAGCTGGCTGATCTAGTTTTATGGAAGCCATCTTTTTTTGGGGCAAAACCAGAAATGATAGTTAAAGGCGGTGTAATTGCATGGGCTCAAATGGGTGATCCAAATGCTAGCATCCCAACACCTGAACCG GTGATCTCAAGACCTATGTTTGGAGCATTCGGCAAGGCTGGAAGTGCAAACTCCATTGCTTTTGTCAGCAAG GCTGCTTCAAGTAATGGAATCAAGGCACTGTATGGACTCAACAAAAGAGTAGAAGCCGTGGGGAGTACTAGAAAACTGACCAAACTTGACATGAAGCTTAATGATTCCCTACCAGATATATCTGTCGATCCAGAAACGTACACGGTGACCGCAGATAATGAGGTTCTTACGTGTTCTGCTGCCACCTCTGTTCCTCTTTCACGTAATTATTTCCTCTTTTAG
- the LOC126657378 gene encoding uncharacterized protein LOC126657378, which yields MDSGLSWADQWDYDTPDPPPQSESEKDKDKDKNGNKTNLKKKILNFQWMKDLRKKSQK from the coding sequence atgGATTCGGGGCTATCATGGGCGGATCAATGGGACTACGACACCCCTGACCCTCCGCCGCAATCGGAATCGGAGAAAGACAAGGACAAAGACAAGAATGGTAACAAGACCAATCTTAAGAAGAAAATATTGAATTTCCAGTGGATGAAAGATTTGCGCAAGAAATCTCAAAAGTAA
- the LOC126657522 gene encoding uncharacterized protein LOC126657522 → MTNVCISRYHSFHHKAARQWSSGRSYGGGCFRTLSTCAAEFISPAAPLSFRPPSSLVLAACIRQSDAPQRSEEWFALRRDKLTTSTFSTALGFWKGNRRFELWHEKVFTSEMQIIEASRRAMEWGVLNETAAVDSYKSITGREVSHMGFVVHSAEQFSWVGASPDGLLGCFPGGGILEVKCPYNKGKPELGLPWSAMPFYYIPQVQGQLEIMNREWADVFCWTPNGSTTFRVCRDRNYWELIHGILREFWWESVLPAREALLLGKEEEANAYRPTSTHRQTGLVISKSLTLAKESKLVCRDIAGHVEFYR, encoded by the coding sequence ATGACCAATGTATGTATTAGTAGATATCACAGTTTTCACCATAAAGCAGCAAGGCAATGGTCCTCGGGGAGAAGCTACGGCGGTGGATGTTTTAGAACGTTATCCACTTGTGCTGCCGAGTTTATCTCCCCAGCCGCCCCTCTCAGTTTCCGCCCACCCTCGTCATTAGTGTTGGCAGCCTGCATTAGGCAGTCTGATGCACCCCAGCGCTCAGAGGAATGGTTTGCATTGAGGAGGGACAAGTTGACGACGAGCACTTTTAGTACGGCCTTAGGGTTTTGGAAAGGAAACCGTCGCTTTGAACTCTGGCATGAGAAAGTTTTTACATCGGAGATGCAGATCATTGAAGCCTCTAGAAGAGCCATGGAATGGGGCGTACTCAATGAAACAGCGGCTGTCGACAGTTATAAAAGTATAACCGGACGTGAAGTCAGTCATATGGGATTCGTGGTTCATTCAGCAGAGCAATTTTCGTGGGTTGGTGCTTCACCGGATGGTCTTCTCGGTTGCTTTCCTGGCGGTGGCATCCTCGAAGTTAAGTGTCCCTATAACAAGGGGAAGCCCGAATTAGGTCTCCCCTGGTCAGCTATGCCTTTTTATTACATTCCACAGGTTCAGGGGCAACTAGAGATAATGAATAGAGAATGGGCAGATGTGTTTTGCTGGACGCCAAATGGAAGCACGACATTTCGTGTATGTAGAGACCGTAACTATTGGGAGCTAATACATGGTATTCTGCGAGAATTTTGGTGGGAAAGTGTGCTTCCGGCCAGGGAAGCTTTATTGCTCGGGAAGGAAGAGGAGGCAAATGCATATCGGCCGACGTCCACACACAGACAGACCGGACTAGTCATCTCTAAGAGCTTGACATTAGCTAAGGAATCGAAGCTGGTGTGTCGAGATATTGCAGGTCACGTTGAATTTTATAGGTGA
- the LOC126655969 gene encoding trihelix transcription factor GT-1-like isoform X1, producing MYLSEKPTPIDFYKQESSAAAAATRDNMIIEVVSSNGELQHHHQIHNQNQQTQMILGDSSGEDTHEVKAPKKRAETWVQDETRNLIGLRREMDGLFNTSKSNKHLWESISCKMREKGFDRSPTMCTDKWRNLLKEFKKARHHDKGGSGSAKMSYYKEIDEILRDRSKSSQYKSPAPASKVDSFMQFAEKGFDDTSISFGPVEASGRPILNLERRLDHDGHPLAITAADAVAASGVPPWNWRETPGSGVEGQSFGGRVITVKYGDYTRRIGIDGTAEAIREAIKSAFRLRTRRAFWLEDEDQIIRSLDRDMPLGNYTLHLDEGLAIKVCVYDESDHIPVHTEEKVFYTEDDYRDFLTRRAWTCLREFDGYRNIDSMDDLRPGAIYRGGT from the exons ATGTACTTGTCTGAAAAACCAACACCAATAGACTTCTACAAACAAGAATcatcagcagcagcagcagcaaccaGAGACAACATGATAATTGAAGTAGTTTCATCCAATGGAGAGTTACAACACCACCACCAAATTCATAACCAGAATCAGCAGACTCAGATGATACTTGGGGACAGCAGTGGGGAAGACACACATGAAGTGAAGGCTCCAAAGAAGAGAGCTGAAACTTGGGTGCAAGATGAGACAAGGAATTTGATTGGTTTAAGGAGAGAAATGGATGGTTTGTTCAACACTTCGAAGTCGAATAAGCATCTGTGGGAGAGTATTTCTTGTAAAATGAGGGAGAAAGGGTTTGATAGATCTCCCACTATGTGTACTGATAAGTGGAGGAATTTGTTGAAGGAGTTTAAGAAAGCTAGGCATCATGATAAAGGTGGAAGTGGGTCTGCTAAAATGTCTTATTATAAGGAGATTGATGAGATTTTGAGAGATAGGAGTAAGAGTTCTCAGTATAAGAGTCCTGCTCCTGCTTCTAAAGTTGATTCCTTTATGCAGTTTGCTGAAAAAG GCTTTGATGATACTAGTATATCTTTTGGACCTGTGGAAG CCAGTGGCAGGCCAATTCTCAACCTAGAAAGACGTCTAGACCACGATGGACATCCTCTTGCCATTACTGCAGCTGATGCAGTTGCAGCAAGCGGAGTTCCTCCTTGGAATTGGAGGGAAACCCCTGGAAGTG GTGTTGAGGGTCAGTCGTTTGGTGGGAGAGTGATAACAGTAAAGTATGGAGACTATACACGAAGAATTGGTATCGATGGCACTGCAGAAGCCATCAGGGAAGCAATAAAATCAGCTTTCAGATTACGGACTAGACGTGCATTCTGGTTGGAAGATGAAGACCAGATAATCCGTAGTCTTGACCGGGACATGCCTTTGGGGAATTACACTCTTCACCTCGATGAAG GATTAGCTATCAAAGTATGTGTATATGATGAGTCGGACCACATACCAGTACATACAGAGGAAAAAGTTTTCTACACAGAAGATGACTACCGTGATTTTCTGACTCGCCGAGCTTGGACTTGCTTAAGGGAGTTTGATGGGTATAGAAACATCGATAGCATGGATGATCTTCGACCAGGTGCTATATACCGCGGTGGGACTTGA
- the LOC126655969 gene encoding trihelix transcription factor GT-1-like isoform X2 translates to MYLSEKPTPIDFYKQESSAAAAATRDNMIIEVVSSNGELQHHHQIHNQNQQTQMILGDSSGEDTHEVKAPKKRAETWVQDETRNLIGLRREMDGLFNTSKSNKHLWESISCKMREKGFDRSPTMCTDKWRNLLKEFKKARHHDKGGSGSAKMSYYKEIDEILRDRSKSSQYKSPAPASKVDSFMQFAEKASGRPILNLERRLDHDGHPLAITAADAVAASGVPPWNWRETPGSGVEGQSFGGRVITVKYGDYTRRIGIDGTAEAIREAIKSAFRLRTRRAFWLEDEDQIIRSLDRDMPLGNYTLHLDEGLAIKVCVYDESDHIPVHTEEKVFYTEDDYRDFLTRRAWTCLREFDGYRNIDSMDDLRPGAIYRGGT, encoded by the exons ATGTACTTGTCTGAAAAACCAACACCAATAGACTTCTACAAACAAGAATcatcagcagcagcagcagcaaccaGAGACAACATGATAATTGAAGTAGTTTCATCCAATGGAGAGTTACAACACCACCACCAAATTCATAACCAGAATCAGCAGACTCAGATGATACTTGGGGACAGCAGTGGGGAAGACACACATGAAGTGAAGGCTCCAAAGAAGAGAGCTGAAACTTGGGTGCAAGATGAGACAAGGAATTTGATTGGTTTAAGGAGAGAAATGGATGGTTTGTTCAACACTTCGAAGTCGAATAAGCATCTGTGGGAGAGTATTTCTTGTAAAATGAGGGAGAAAGGGTTTGATAGATCTCCCACTATGTGTACTGATAAGTGGAGGAATTTGTTGAAGGAGTTTAAGAAAGCTAGGCATCATGATAAAGGTGGAAGTGGGTCTGCTAAAATGTCTTATTATAAGGAGATTGATGAGATTTTGAGAGATAGGAGTAAGAGTTCTCAGTATAAGAGTCCTGCTCCTGCTTCTAAAGTTGATTCCTTTATGCAGTTTGCTGAAAAAG CCAGTGGCAGGCCAATTCTCAACCTAGAAAGACGTCTAGACCACGATGGACATCCTCTTGCCATTACTGCAGCTGATGCAGTTGCAGCAAGCGGAGTTCCTCCTTGGAATTGGAGGGAAACCCCTGGAAGTG GTGTTGAGGGTCAGTCGTTTGGTGGGAGAGTGATAACAGTAAAGTATGGAGACTATACACGAAGAATTGGTATCGATGGCACTGCAGAAGCCATCAGGGAAGCAATAAAATCAGCTTTCAGATTACGGACTAGACGTGCATTCTGGTTGGAAGATGAAGACCAGATAATCCGTAGTCTTGACCGGGACATGCCTTTGGGGAATTACACTCTTCACCTCGATGAAG GATTAGCTATCAAAGTATGTGTATATGATGAGTCGGACCACATACCAGTACATACAGAGGAAAAAGTTTTCTACACAGAAGATGACTACCGTGATTTTCTGACTCGCCGAGCTTGGACTTGCTTAAGGGAGTTTGATGGGTATAGAAACATCGATAGCATGGATGATCTTCGACCAGGTGCTATATACCGCGGTGGGACTTGA
- the LOC126654684 gene encoding mitotic spindle checkpoint protein MAD2, which produces MASKTVAKDIITLRGSAAIVSEFFGYAANSILYNRGVYPEESFVKVKKYGLPMLLTQDEGVKSFIANLNAQLSEWLEAGKLQRIVLVIMSKATEEVLERWNFSIETDNEVVEKGVSREKSDKEIMREIQAIMRQIASSITYLPCLDEPCVFDVLAYTDTDVAVPFTWIESDPKLINNPQMVKLHSFDTKIHKVDTLVSYKNDEWDEQ; this is translated from the exons atggCATCTAAAACCGTTGCTAAAGACATCATCACTCTACGTGGTTCTGCAGCTATTGTCAGTGAATTTTTCG GTTATGCAGCAAACAG TATATTATACAATCGCGGGGTTTATCCGGAAGAGAGTTTTGTGAAGGTGAAGAAATATGGGTTACCAATGTTGCTTACTCAAGATGAAGGTGTTAAATCCTTTATCGCTAACTTGAATGCGCAGTTATCGG AGTGGCTAGAAGCTGGAAAATTGCAAAGAATTGTTCTCGTGATAATGAGCAAGGCCACTGAAGAGGTTCTGGAGAGATGGAACTTCAGCATTGAAACTGATAATGAGGTCGTGGAGAAAGG GGTGTCCAGAGAAAAGAGTGATAAGGAAATAATGAGGGAAATACAGGCAATTATGCGTCAGATCGCTTCTAGTATTACTTACTTGCCATGTCTCGATGAACCTT GTGTATTTGATGTGTTAGCGTACACGGATACAGATGTAGCAGTTCCGTTCACTTGGATTGAGAGTGATCCAAAACTAATTAACAATCCACAAATGGTGAAATTGCATTCCTTTGATACCAAG ATACACAAGGTTGACACTCTGGTTTCATACAAGAATGATGAATGGGACGAGCAGTAG